The nucleotide window GGTACGACTTTGGCATGGGGGCACTCGGCGACTGGGGCGCTCATATACTGGATACTGCGCACCAGTTTCTGGACCTGGGTCTGCCAGAGGAAGTCAATTCATTGAAATCAACCGGTCACAATAATTTTTTCTTTCCCATGTCGAGTACCATTGAATTTAAGTTTCCTAAAAGAGGAGATAAGCCGCCTGTAACGATTACCTGGTACGATGGTATTGATAATCTTCCGCCCATACCCGAGGGCTATGGCGTTTCGGGGCTCGATCCCAATATACCACCACCAAGCACAGGTACCTTGGAGCCGGTTAAACTAAACCCCGGTAAGATCATCTACTCTAAAGACCTTACGTTTAAAGGTGCATCACATGGTAGTACCTTATCGATTATTCCGGAGCAGAAAGCTAAAGAGCTGCAGTCGCAGCTACCGCAGGTGCCTCTGTCAACTTCCAATCATTATAAAAACTTTTTACTGGCCTGCAAGGGGCTGGAAGAAACCCGGTCTCCCTTTGAAATAGCAGGCCCGCTGAGCCAGGTTTTTTCGCTGGGTGTATTAGCACAGCAAACAAACGGGCAACTGAAGTTTGACAGGGCTAAAAAGAAAATCACCAATCATAGCCTTGCCAATTCTCTCCTCGAAGGAGCTCCTCCAAGGAAGGGTTGGGAACAATATTATAAAGTTTAAGTCATTTTACGGGCGATAGCATTTAAAAGCACTTTCTTTGGAACCCCCGGCGTACCTGGTTATCATCCTGATAATCGGGTACGCTTTTTATAAGGCAGGCCCGCAGGTTTTAAATCTGAGAAATAGCCTGGCCGATTCAACACCATTCAGGAAATAACCTGCCTCTCATTAGTCGACCTTGTTGCTTAAAAAACGTTTGCGATAATCTTTGGGTATCAGTCCATGAATCTTACGAAAGTGCCGATAGAAATTGGACAGGTTATCAAAACCGCTTTTATACCCTATTTCAGAAATTGAAAATTGATTTTCTGTGATCAGCTTACAGGCATGCGCAATCCTCACTTCCGTTACATAGTCGGTAAAGGTTTTTCGTGTATGGGTCTTAAAATACCTGGAAAAGGCGGGTACACTCATATTCAGCTGTTGGGCAATGGTCTCCACATATATTTTTTGCTTGAAGTTTTTTAAGATAAACTCTATTGCCTGCGTGATCTTTTGCGTATTGTCATTGCTCCTGGCCGAAAAGTCAAAAGTTAACAGCTGTTCCAGTTCTTTGCTTTCAGAAAGAATGATCAGCATTTCCAGCAGGCTGACCAGGCGTTGCGGCGGTGTCTCATCCCGCATAGCATAGAGTTTGCTGATGATAATTTCTTTGGTGGTTCCCTGTATTTCCAAAACATAGCAGCACTTTTCCAGTAGTATTTTTACCTGCTTCATTTCAGGTATCAGCAAAAAATCTCTACCCAGGAAGTCTTCAGTAAAGTGAATAAAAATAGACTGCGCCGAAAGTGTATGTTTCTGATGATAGAATACATCATCATTCCTGTAAAAATGAGGAACCTGCGGGCCTATCAGGCAGAGATCCCCATCCTCAAAGCGGTTAACATTATCACCTATAAATCTTGTTCCGGTACTCTTATCTATTAGCACCAGCTCGAATTCTTTATGAAAATGCCACTGCATGGGGAAAAATTCCATAATGAGCTCTTTATAGATGAAGCTGGCATCAGGGTTTACAGGTAATTTATGGAGCTGAGGTTTCAAATCAATCGTTTTTATCAGGAAAACAGGTGTGCAGTGTAAAAATATTTGTTTTGTATGTTAAGCAGTCAATATATTGCCGTTTATTGTTAATAAAGTATACAATTTATGCAAAATAGTGAAGGAAACGGGTGTTTTAAAAAGATATTTTTGTCTTCCAATAACGATACTTGTTCCTTAATTGTTAAAGCGATTTTTTGTCATCAGTAATACAATCCATTGAATTGTATTAACAACCAAGAGTAAATTTTTATGAAGAAAAGATGTCTGCAGTCCGGCTCCGGAAGGGCTCTTTTATTGATGTGTCCCGGATGGACAAAACTATTCCTGCTGTTTATAATGGCACTCAGCATTGAATCATTGCACGCCAATGAACCCGCTCCCGGCTTCGTTAATGTCTGGTTGCAATTACAGGTGTCAGGTAAG belongs to Niabella yanshanensis and includes:
- a CDS encoding helix-turn-helix domain-containing protein, whose amino-acid sequence is MKPQLHKLPVNPDASFIYKELIMEFFPMQWHFHKEFELVLIDKSTGTRFIGDNVNRFEDGDLCLIGPQVPHFYRNDDVFYHQKHTLSAQSIFIHFTEDFLGRDFLLIPEMKQVKILLEKCCYVLEIQGTTKEIIISKLYAMRDETPPQRLVSLLEMLIILSESKELEQLLTFDFSARSNDNTQKITQAIEFILKNFKQKIYVETIAQQLNMSVPAFSRYFKTHTRKTFTDYVTEVRIAHACKLITENQFSISEIGYKSGFDNLSNFYRHFRKIHGLIPKDYRKRFLSNKVD